In Zygosaccharomyces rouxii strain CBS732 chromosome F complete sequence, a single window of DNA contains:
- the TAH11 gene encoding Tah11p (similar to uniprot|P47112 Saccharomyces cerevisiae YJR046W TAH11 (DNA replication)) has product MASHKLPVIDLNEISDEQELLPAVKSILLNDDTFLLRNYANIKQLDGLLYNLNHSELPDEQQGIDPNFTGVSNLGDNLFLEQYIANTDDQLQFNRQCNNASLNNLYTRLFKIGIFFANLCIRSVVLDDENQKNANISQNQYFTKITRYFYQDQTSQELPSGEIFEYPLNHDYVSHSPVGIITIFPQATNIKYKPSTISSDDNVWISIDEPDCLLLHTGSLLANLSNGIHTTSPLKICPQSNTVHLTIGPPLNTVVDSARGDTLAKCLLKQQIEDFPQIAQKFYPKEMAQLQLSKSLQFYKNLFSACETVLSLFVMSRSLGSPIELYSIFPQLSNMMRKKITQDDFLKMVSLWPECYSLKSNSRGELIIGLPERNVLATLVNKSRRLEYSERADAWFQKAVNQQTVITDVPAVKMGKRRGSDNIGTDGSMIRQKLTSMALPREKRYLANPKERFMNPEKNTDSQSNLLERLRERERKSSALLSQRQRHYQQFLTVKMKQVFGILHSLPWNRPYTVTYLTGLVVDSLQDSNNPIGISEAEEILEKLQSLLCDEISFQIVDGGLKVYRWTQLDKDSLSAKIDTMSREELTNNVDTGL; this is encoded by the coding sequence ATGGCTTCACATAAATTACCAGTAATTGATTTAAATGAAATATctgatgaacaagaattgttacCGGCTGTTAAGTCAATTCTATTAAATGATGATACTTTCCTTTTGAGAAACTATGCTAATATAAAGCAATTGGATGGCCTTTTATACAATCTAAATCATTCTGAACTACCTGATGAACAACAGGGAATCGATCCAAATTTTACGGGGGTTTCAAATCTAGGCGATAATCTTTTCCTGGAGCAGTATATCGCTAATACGGATgatcaattacaatttaACAGACAGTGTAACAATGCGAGTCTAAACAATTTATACACTCGTTTATTCAAGATCGGAATATTTTTTGCTAATCTGTGCATAAGATCCGTAGTACTCGATGATGAAAACCAAAAGAATGCTAATATTTCACAGAATCAATACTTCACCAAAATCACAAGATATTTTTATCAAGATCAAACCTCTCAAGAATTGCCaagtggtgaaatttttgaatatcCATTGAATCATGATTATGTTAGCCATTCTCCAGTAGGGATAATAACTATTTTCCCTCAAGCTACCAATATTAAATATAAACCATCTACGATAAGTTCAGATGATAACGTATGgatttcaattgatgaaccagattgtcttcttcttcatacAGGATCTTTGTTGgctaatttatcaaatggAATTCATACCACTTCCCCATTGAAGATTTGCCCGCAAAGTAATACCGTTCATCTCACTATCGGACCACCTTTAAACACCGTTGTCGATAGCGCTAGAGGTGATACTTTGGCTAAATGTTTGCTTAAACAACAGATTGAGGATTTCCCACAAATTGCGCAAAAATTTTACCCAAAGGAAATGGCACAGCTACAATTGTCTAAATCGttacaattttacaaaaatcTATTTTCCGCCTGTGAAACTGTATTATCGCTATTTGTTATGTCGAGATCGCTAGGTTCTCCCATTGAATTATATTCCATATTCCCACAATTGTCCAACATGATGAGAAAAAAGATCACACAGGATGATTTTTTAAAGATGGTTTCTCTATGGCCGGAGTGTTATAGTTTAAAGTCCAATTCAAGAGGTGAGTTAATCATTGGCCTGCCGGAGAGGAACGTATTGGCTACATTGGTGAATAAATCAAGACGGTTGGAATATTCAGAAAGGGCAGATGCATGGTTTCAAAAGGCGGTTAATCAACAGACAGTGATAACTGACGTTCCTGCCGTTAAAATGGGTAAAAGAAGAGGTAGCGACAATATTGGTACTGATGGCTCTATGATTAGACAGAAGCTAACATCGATGGCATTGccaagagaaaaaagatATCTTGCTAATCCCAAGGAAAGATTCATGAATCCTGAAAAAAACACCGATTCACAATCCAATCTTCTGGAAAGATTACGTGAACGTGAAAGAAAATCATCAGCTTTATTATCACAGAGACAGAGACATtatcaacaatttttgactGTCAAAATGAAACAAGTCTTTGGAATTCTCCATTCCCTACCTTGGAACAGGCCATATACTGTTACTTATCTCACTGGGCTCGTTGTGGATAGTCTTCAAGATAGTAATAATCCAATTGGGATTTCGGAGGCAgaagaaatcttggaaaagttGCAAAGTCTGCTTTGCGACGAGATATCGTTCCAAATTGTGGATGGCGGTTTAAAGGTCTACAGGTGGACTCAATTGGATAAAGATTCATTATCCGCCAAAATAGATACTATGAGTCGCGAAGAACTGACAAATAACGTAGATACAGGATTGTAG